GGCGTCGTCCGTGCTGCGGCCGCGGACGTGTTCCAGGAAGCCGCAGCAGATGGACAGATCGTCATCTGCTGCGGCGAGCCTGGTGCTGTAACTCGTCCTCACGTCAGCCGCAGCGCCTTCGGGCTCGAAACCGAGGACCAGGGTGCCGGGAAAGCGGGCCCGCAGTTTGTCCATGGCCTGGGCGGGACGCTGCGGGTCCGTCAGGGTGATCTGGCAATAGGCGGCCTCGGCCCAGGCATGTTCCTCGGCTGAGAGGAGGTGGTCGATAGTGCCGCGCAGCACGGCGAGTGCCCGCGGCGCTTCCCAGAAGACCTCCGTCACGTCGGTGATGCCGGTGGCATCCGCTTCGATCAGCCAGCCGCCTTTCCGGTGCCTGGCTTCCGAGAAGGAGTAGGCAAGGGGCGACCCGGAGTAGCGGACGGTTGGCGACAGCGACTGCCTGCCGTGCAGGTGGCCCAGCGCGGTGTAGCCGAACCCGTCAAAGAGGTCCAGCGGGACAGCTCCGACTCCACCGATGCTCAGGTCCCGTTCGCTGTCCGAGCTGATCCCGCCGCTCGCGAATGTATGGGCCAGCACAACCGAATGGACCGTCCTGGCCTTGGACCGGGCGGCCACGTCGGTCCGGATCATTTCCGTCGCCGCACGCGTGACTTCGAAGTGGCTTGCGGGTTCGACGCCCAGTTGCCCGGCGACCAGCCGGGGCTCAAGCCAGGGAATGCCGTAGACGGCCAGCACTGGACCATCCGCCGCGGTGTCCAGCGGCAGCAGGACCGGTACGACCAGTTCGGCGAGCCGCGTACGCAGGTGCACTCCCC
Above is a window of Arthrobacter sp. FB24 DNA encoding:
- a CDS encoding exonuclease SbcCD subunit D, which gives rise to MRLLHTSDWHLGRSFHGVGMLDAQQRFIDQLVEFVGDEKVDVVLIAGDVYDRALPGVDVVRLLDDALVRLTEAGAQVVLTSGNHDSAIRLGFASRLLERGGVHLRTRLAELVVPVLLPLDTAADGPVLAVYGIPWLEPRLVAGQLGVEPASHFEVTRAATEMIRTDVAARSKARTVHSVVLAHTFASGGISSDSERDLSIGGVGAVPLDLFDGFGYTALGHLHGRQSLSPTVRYSGSPLAYSFSEARHRKGGWLIEADATGITDVTEVFWEAPRALAVLRGTIDHLLSAEEHAWAEAAYCQITLTDPQRPAQAMDKLRARFPGTLVLGFEPEGAAADVRTSYSTRLAAADDDLSICCGFLEHVRGRSTDDAEAAVLREALDAARLAEVSL